A part of Myxococcus landrumus genomic DNA contains:
- a CDS encoding (deoxy)nucleoside triphosphate pyrophosphohydrolase, with translation MTAVATRTVRVVAALIPGPHDGQRFLVQQRLPGGSRALLWEFPGGKVEAGETDEAALARECREELDVELSVGRRLWEHRHAYPDLTVELVLYGARLVSGEPKPLGAHALAFKTPAEMQSLPFCEADIPLLDDLVAGRLGALD, from the coding sequence GTGACGGCGGTGGCGACCCGGACGGTCCGCGTGGTGGCGGCGCTGATTCCAGGTCCTCACGACGGCCAGCGCTTCCTGGTGCAGCAGCGGCTTCCGGGTGGAAGCCGCGCGCTCCTGTGGGAGTTCCCCGGTGGCAAGGTGGAGGCCGGCGAGACGGACGAGGCCGCGCTTGCCCGGGAGTGCCGCGAGGAGCTGGACGTGGAGCTCTCCGTGGGACGGCGGCTGTGGGAGCACCGTCACGCGTATCCGGACCTGACGGTGGAGCTGGTGCTCTACGGCGCGCGACTGGTGTCCGGTGAGCCCAAGCCCCTGGGCGCTCATGCGCTGGCGTTCAAGACGCCGGCCGAGATGCAGTCACTGCCGTTCTGCGAGGCGGACATCCCGCTGCTGGACGACCTGGTGGCGGGAAGGCTGGGCGCGCTCGATTGA
- a CDS encoding ribonuclease H-like domain-containing protein, whose translation MLKRTFQHIPGVGPWREKDLWARGFKTWDDFPAAGEGIAITRKTDDIARERLAQGREALERRDLRRLAELIPPREHWRLYPEFHQDAVYFDIETDGREAQAPTVVSLFDASGLHVFIQGRNMDELPEAMAARRLWVTFNGSTFDVPVLRNYFGPGRFPVPDAHIDLRFVTRRLGMGGGLKEIEGKIGAERPPHMKGVNGYDAVLLWRAYTRRGDVEALRFLVEYNLYDSFQLRTLMDVAYNRGADDLNQDVPRLPVFERGDVLYDVSRIILELGPTERDLQTLARVRAEEQLP comes from the coding sequence ATGCTGAAGCGGACGTTCCAGCACATCCCCGGCGTGGGCCCCTGGCGCGAGAAGGACCTCTGGGCGCGGGGCTTCAAGACGTGGGACGACTTTCCGGCGGCCGGCGAAGGCATCGCCATCACCCGGAAGACGGACGACATCGCGCGGGAGCGGCTCGCGCAGGGCCGGGAGGCGCTGGAGCGCCGGGACTTGCGGCGGCTCGCGGAGCTGATTCCTCCGCGTGAGCACTGGCGGCTGTACCCGGAGTTCCATCAAGACGCCGTCTACTTCGACATCGAGACGGATGGCCGCGAGGCGCAGGCACCCACGGTGGTGAGCCTGTTCGATGCCTCGGGGCTGCACGTGTTCATCCAGGGGCGGAACATGGATGAACTGCCGGAGGCCATGGCGGCGCGCCGGCTGTGGGTGACCTTCAATGGCTCCACGTTCGATGTGCCCGTGCTGAGGAACTACTTCGGGCCTGGGCGCTTCCCGGTGCCGGACGCGCATATCGATTTGCGCTTCGTCACGCGGCGGCTGGGCATGGGCGGCGGCCTGAAGGAGATCGAGGGCAAGATTGGCGCGGAGCGCCCGCCGCACATGAAGGGCGTCAACGGCTACGACGCGGTGCTGTTGTGGCGGGCGTACACGCGGCGCGGTGACGTGGAGGCGCTGCGGTTCCTGGTCGAGTACAACCTGTATGACTCGTTCCAGCTCCGCACGCTGATGGACGTCGCGTACAACCGTGGCGCGGATGACTTGAACCAGGATGTGCCCCGGTTGCCCGTCTTCGAGCGGGGCGACGTGCTGTACGACGTGAGCCGCATCATCCTGGAGCTTGGGCCCACCGAGCGGGACTTGCAGACGCTCGCGCGCGTTCGGGCCGAAGAGCAGCTTCCCTGA